The Mycolicibacterium fluoranthenivorans genomic interval CTCAAGAAGTACCATCGCCGACCGTGCGCGGTGTCCGGTATCGGGAACAGGCCAAGCACACAGAAAGGCCCCGCCGGGGCATCGGGGCGGGGCTCTTCCGTCAGTCGAGTGTCAGGCGGTGCGGCGGATCCCGCGCTTGAGGAGGAGTTCGCGCTCGGACTCGCTCAGCCCACCCCAAATACCGTACGGCTCACCTACAGCAAGGGCGTGTGAACGGCATTGCGTGATCACCGGGCAGCTGCGGCACATCTCCTTGGCCCGCATTTCGCGCTGGGCACGGGCCCGGCCGCGCTCGCCGTCCGGATGGAAAAACATCGAAGAGTCGACACCTCGGCAAAGTCCTGCCATTTGCCAGTCCCAAATGTCGGCATTGGGTCCGGGTAGTTGCTGCGGCTGTGGCATTTGGAAAACCCCTCTCGTCGCACCTAATTCGCGAAACGCGTAGGTGCGTGAGTCGCGGAACCGATCCGAGCACTTGTCGCCGATGACTACTCGTGCACACAACGTAGAAGGGCTACCGAAA includes:
- a CDS encoding WhiB family transcriptional regulator, whose amino-acid sequence is MPQPQQLPGPNADIWDWQMAGLCRGVDSSMFFHPDGERGRARAQREMRAKEMCRSCPVITQCRSHALAVGEPYGIWGGLSESERELLLKRGIRRTA